From Chengkuizengella sediminis, the proteins below share one genomic window:
- a CDS encoding efflux RND transporter permease subunit, which produces MHLIKTAVQRPVSVIMLVICVLIIGTISLRNIPIDLFPEVEVNVVTVQASYSGVSPQEMEKLVTRPLEEQIASLNGVESINSQSSAGFSFILVEFATSIDFDQAVTDLQEKINKAALPDDVDTPNVLKFDINSQPIIYLGLTGKDTTTLESIADDLSANFEKLEGVAAVDISGGTDREIQITLDPILLEQYNLTATDVVNSIRNKNSASTVGDVLQGDTEVQVRVDGEYDTLDEIRNTAIPLQNGTTITVEDVGILEDTISDVQSQSKINSEPAVILSISKQSGTNTIEISDLILEEVESIQNDLSEGVALEVVFDTSTFIRDSISGVVISLLAGGFFAILVLLFFLRSIRATAVIALSIPFAIISTFILVDRFDQTLNIITLSGLALGIGMMVDSSIVILENIVKYRQNGMDPKEAAIKGGSELISAVIASTTTTVVVFVPMMIIDAGILSQIFLPLAMVVAFALLAALLVSLTLVPMLAAGFLKTNAHEKIAKEAKWLQFINQIYNKLLRWSLKRRWIVVLCTFLIIVGSLFSIALLNITTFPSSGQNQIQLSTEFDNGVEFSVVQEYGDQIDKVLSKYEENIDIQYTEISSTNITTILLLIDESEREINNEDISKAIQDDLNSSIVGIEVKAVQQMSAVGGSDSDINVSISGPEQDVLETLTDQVDLLLSGIPSVENIEVPGLSGQPQLTITVNDELAGQYNLSQGQIMGQLNETFKGSTATKFRENGDEFDVIVQLPESERETIESLNAFLLTTPTGGHVPLISVATIDQTLGPVSIQRVDQKQEYSVTADMVEGADVREVTEQVDQVLSQIPVPKGYDVTTGGVQADFNESAVDLLLILGLAIFLVYTVMAVQFESFSYPFIVMFSLPTTIVGVIFGLLVTGTELSFPALIGLIVLAGIVVNNAIVLIDYINQLKRSGKERNEAIIEAGKSRLRPILMTSFTTALGMLPIALGIGEGSETQQPIGVVVIFGLLVSMAFTLLLIPVMYTIIDDFSNKFTSIFRRKNKNTEPKDPTVVSS; this is translated from the coding sequence ATGCATCTTATAAAAACAGCAGTACAGCGACCAGTTAGTGTCATCATGCTGGTTATCTGCGTATTGATTATTGGGACGATTTCTTTACGTAATATTCCAATTGATCTTTTTCCAGAAGTTGAAGTGAATGTAGTGACAGTTCAAGCTTCATATAGCGGTGTATCTCCACAAGAGATGGAGAAACTCGTTACAAGACCATTAGAGGAGCAAATAGCATCACTAAATGGAGTTGAATCTATAAACTCACAGTCAAGTGCAGGATTCTCTTTTATTCTTGTTGAGTTTGCTACAAGCATTGATTTTGATCAAGCCGTTACAGATTTACAGGAAAAAATAAATAAAGCGGCTCTACCAGATGATGTAGATACACCTAATGTTTTGAAATTTGATATTAATAGTCAGCCCATTATTTATTTGGGATTAACGGGTAAGGACACTACTACATTAGAAAGTATTGCCGATGATTTATCTGCAAATTTTGAGAAACTTGAAGGGGTTGCAGCGGTTGATATTTCAGGTGGGACAGATCGGGAAATTCAAATCACACTTGATCCGATTTTACTTGAACAATATAACTTAACTGCAACAGATGTAGTCAATTCGATTAGAAACAAAAACTCGGCTTCAACTGTTGGAGATGTGTTACAAGGTGATACTGAAGTACAAGTTAGAGTGGATGGAGAATATGACACTTTAGATGAGATTAGAAACACAGCGATTCCGCTTCAAAATGGAACAACGATAACTGTGGAAGATGTAGGTATTTTAGAAGATACAATTAGTGATGTACAATCACAATCAAAAATAAATTCTGAACCTGCAGTTATACTATCTATCTCTAAGCAATCTGGAACAAATACAATAGAGATTAGTGACTTAATTCTTGAGGAAGTAGAGAGCATTCAGAATGATCTTAGTGAAGGTGTAGCATTAGAAGTTGTTTTTGATACTTCTACTTTTATTAGGGATTCCATAAGTGGTGTTGTTATAAGTTTATTAGCAGGTGGATTTTTTGCAATCTTAGTATTGCTATTTTTCCTAAGAAGTATTAGAGCAACTGCAGTTATAGCCTTGTCTATTCCATTTGCGATTATTTCTACGTTTATTTTAGTTGATCGTTTTGATCAAACTTTAAACATCATTACTTTATCTGGATTAGCCTTAGGGATAGGTATGATGGTAGATAGCTCCATTGTAATATTGGAAAATATCGTCAAGTACAGGCAAAATGGTATGGATCCAAAAGAGGCAGCTATTAAAGGTGGTAGTGAATTAATTTCTGCGGTGATCGCATCTACAACTACGACTGTTGTTGTATTTGTACCTATGATGATTATTGACGCTGGCATCCTATCACAAATATTCCTGCCATTAGCAATGGTTGTTGCCTTTGCATTACTTGCAGCATTACTTGTTTCACTTACTTTAGTTCCAATGTTAGCAGCGGGTTTTCTTAAAACGAATGCTCATGAGAAAATAGCAAAAGAAGCGAAATGGTTACAGTTTATAAATCAAATCTATAATAAGCTTCTAAGGTGGAGTTTAAAACGTAGATGGATTGTTGTTCTATGCACTTTTTTAATTATAGTCGGTAGTTTGTTTTCAATTGCACTATTGAACATCACTACTTTTCCTTCTTCTGGTCAGAACCAAATTCAACTCTCTACCGAATTTGATAACGGCGTAGAATTTTCAGTGGTTCAAGAGTATGGTGATCAAATCGATAAAGTGCTGAGTAAATATGAGGAGAATATTGATATTCAATATACAGAAATAAGTTCTACGAATATTACTACAATACTTCTTTTAATAGATGAGAGTGAAAGAGAAATAAATAATGAAGATATATCAAAAGCAATACAAGATGATCTAAATTCATCTATTGTAGGGATTGAAGTGAAGGCTGTACAACAAATGAGCGCTGTTGGTGGATCAGATTCAGATATAAACGTGTCGATATCTGGACCAGAACAAGATGTGCTTGAAACATTAACGGATCAAGTTGACCTTTTATTATCAGGGATTCCATCCGTTGAAAATATTGAGGTGCCAGGGTTAAGCGGTCAGCCTCAGCTTACAATTACAGTGAATGATGAATTAGCTGGGCAGTATAATTTAAGTCAAGGTCAAATTATGGGTCAGTTGAATGAAACATTTAAAGGATCAACGGCTACAAAATTCCGTGAAAATGGAGATGAGTTTGATGTTATTGTTCAGTTACCAGAATCAGAAAGAGAAACGATTGAATCCTTAAATGCATTTTTACTGACTACACCTACTGGCGGACATGTACCATTGATCTCAGTAGCAACGATTGATCAAACATTAGGACCTGTTTCAATCCAACGTGTAGATCAGAAGCAGGAATATTCTGTTACAGCTGATATGGTTGAAGGAGCAGATGTACGTGAAGTAACTGAACAAGTAGATCAGGTATTATCTCAAATTCCAGTACCTAAGGGATATGATGTGACTACTGGAGGGGTACAAGCAGACTTTAACGAATCTGCAGTTGATTTATTGCTCATATTAGGGCTAGCCATATTCCTAGTTTATACTGTAATGGCTGTACAATTTGAATCATTCTCATATCCATTTATCGTCATGTTTTCATTGCCAACAACAATTGTTGGTGTTATATTTGGACTATTAGTAACTGGCACTGAATTAAGCTTTCCAGCACTTATCGGATTAATTGTTTTAGCTGGGATTGTGGTGAATAATGCCATTGTATTAATTGATTATATTAATCAATTAAAACGAAGTGGTAAAGAACGGAATGAAGCCATTATTGAAGCAGGTAAAAGTCGTCTGAGACCTATTCTCATGACAAGTTTTACGACCGCATTGGGGATGTTACCTATTGCATTAGGAATAGGTGAAGGTAGTGAAACACAACAACCGATTGGGGTTGTAGTCATCTTTGGTTTATTAGTCTCAATGGCATTCACTCTGTTATTGATACCGGTTATGTACACAATTATTGATGATTTTAGCAATAAATTTACTAGCATATTTCGTAGAAAAAATAAAAACACAGAACCAAAAGATCCAACAGTAGTTAGCAGTTAA
- a CDS encoding efflux RND transporter periplasmic adaptor subunit: MKWKRVIITIIALTLVVGCSNEDSTEGQPTDMPKADVMTSGAPRGAGQGAGGMVGMSMVGSGQRSPGGMGQRTPQFVTVELENIEKGNLEVTQRLLGTVIQSSEVEVIPDINGEIINLLVNKGEVVEKGQIIVEFDSSSFEDSLLQEQNNLASANQQLENALISYEQAEQKLEDAKSGTINELDSSNLNSTWEDAQENVASMQRLYEEGAVSLQDLENAKDQEAQAKLAYDKDSLNNENDVESAEISLQQAHNSVDSAKISVSQAQLKLDQASENFNDTVIYAPSTGEITVLNVNIGDQVSTQASLMTITDVADMMIITKVTAEQKALLPVGKEVEVTTTSQDEPVKATITYISSVRSSDGFFDVELHLDEETENNIQNGDIAQIILSTILVENEYLVPTNAVFLKEDSNYIFVVDMNSDMKIAMKREVEILNLQSDYTAIQVELAAGEQLIVDGQTLVFDGIPVLLPGEEPPQGMSPNPDGIGELTRPEGMNPNAGGDGQRTPPEGRTRPEGMDPKDMKNGQRIPPELPESSDNADSENESSDVGGN; this comes from the coding sequence ATGAAATGGAAAAGAGTGATCATTACGATTATAGCATTGACTTTAGTAGTAGGATGTTCTAATGAAGATTCTACAGAAGGTCAGCCAACAGATATGCCTAAAGCAGATGTTATGACAAGTGGCGCTCCAAGAGGCGCAGGTCAAGGTGCAGGTGGCATGGTCGGTATGAGCATGGTTGGTTCAGGTCAGAGGTCACCAGGAGGAATGGGGCAGAGAACTCCTCAATTTGTTACAGTTGAACTTGAAAATATTGAAAAAGGTAATTTAGAAGTGACTCAACGTTTATTAGGTACCGTTATTCAATCATCTGAAGTTGAAGTTATCCCAGATATTAATGGAGAAATCATAAATTTATTAGTAAATAAAGGTGAAGTAGTTGAAAAAGGTCAGATCATAGTCGAGTTTGATTCTTCAAGTTTTGAAGATAGCTTGTTGCAGGAACAAAACAATTTAGCAAGTGCAAATCAACAGCTTGAAAATGCATTGATTTCTTATGAACAAGCAGAACAAAAATTAGAGGATGCAAAATCAGGAACGATCAATGAGCTGGATTCGTCAAATCTCAATTCTACTTGGGAAGATGCACAGGAAAATGTGGCAAGTATGCAGCGTTTATATGAAGAAGGTGCTGTTTCATTACAGGATTTAGAAAATGCGAAGGATCAAGAAGCACAAGCGAAATTGGCTTACGATAAAGATTCATTAAACAATGAAAATGATGTTGAATCAGCAGAGATTTCTTTGCAGCAAGCACATAATTCTGTGGACTCAGCAAAAATTTCTGTTTCTCAAGCACAATTGAAGTTAGATCAAGCATCAGAAAACTTTAATGATACAGTCATTTATGCCCCTAGTACAGGAGAAATCACAGTATTGAATGTAAACATAGGTGATCAAGTTTCAACTCAAGCTTCTCTTATGACAATTACAGATGTAGCCGATATGATGATCATAACGAAAGTTACAGCGGAGCAGAAGGCTTTATTACCCGTTGGTAAAGAAGTAGAGGTGACTACAACATCGCAAGATGAACCAGTAAAAGCAACGATTACATATATATCTTCAGTTAGAAGTTCTGATGGTTTTTTTGATGTGGAATTACATTTAGATGAGGAAACTGAAAATAATATTCAAAATGGTGATATTGCTCAAATTATATTATCAACCATATTGGTAGAAAACGAATATCTTGTACCAACTAATGCAGTTTTTCTAAAAGAGGATAGCAACTATATTTTCGTAGTAGATATGAATTCTGATATGAAAATTGCGATGAAACGAGAGGTCGAAATTTTAAATTTACAATCGGATTACACGGCGATACAAGTAGAACTTGCAGCAGGAGAGCAATTGATTGTAGATGGGCAAACGTTAGTTTTTGATGGCATTCCTGTTTTATTACCTGGGGAAGAACCACCCCAAGGCATGTCCCCTAATCCTGATGGTATTGGTGAGCTAACTAGACCAGAAGGTATGAATCCAAATGCTGGCGGTGATGGTCAGCGAACTCCACCTGAAGGTAGAACACGACCTGAAGGTATGGATCCAAAAGATATGAAAAACGGTCAAAGAATCCCACCAGAATTACCGGAAAGTAGCGACAACGCTGATTCAGAGAATGAAAGTTCCGATGTCGGAGGTAATTAA
- a CDS encoding TolC family protein gives MKKRILVICLALAIPTMTVLASETVRLSISEAVNEILEKDTSLEKFDLDEVKLTSAANAFMGSFSDELEELQEVQQEYAEQSTQWGVEYKAYSMLYNYLKLEETVKLQEENLEITEKDENIVGMKYDEGLASKQDLIQAEMSVSNAKLSLESTKQSLKSLKYELNQMLDQDLLTTLNIDELGDITRLKSSEYNAEKIADEMKLGHKSLIFYRFVMETYEEIIEEAEDLTGYGSYALSISSAEAAKTEIEEQIMILEPTEDPDNPSDQMKLLRGLFDEKEALITYYESTANNDRRKAEDDIPEYYEQEKDKAQIDLFDQMDLLELNAYQFADEFEISHLKLNTLEDNVKKQEELYKMMQVRFDEGFITATDLEKSRVGVLNAKVELLNAEIDYALLKEEYELFKEGFLP, from the coding sequence ATGAAAAAAAGAATATTAGTAATATGTTTAGCGTTAGCAATTCCAACAATGACAGTACTTGCAAGTGAAACAGTGAGACTATCTATTTCTGAAGCGGTGAATGAGATACTGGAAAAGGACACAAGCCTAGAAAAATTTGATTTAGATGAGGTCAAACTAACTAGTGCAGCAAATGCATTTATGGGTAGTTTTTCGGATGAGTTGGAAGAATTACAAGAAGTTCAACAGGAATATGCTGAACAATCTACTCAGTGGGGAGTAGAGTATAAAGCTTATTCAATGCTTTACAATTATTTAAAATTGGAAGAAACAGTGAAGTTGCAAGAAGAAAATTTAGAAATTACTGAAAAAGATGAAAATATTGTAGGCATGAAGTATGATGAAGGATTAGCTTCAAAACAAGATCTTATTCAAGCCGAGATGAGTGTATCCAATGCTAAACTTTCTTTAGAATCTACTAAACAAAGTTTAAAATCTTTAAAATATGAATTGAATCAAATGTTAGATCAGGACTTATTAACTACGTTAAACATCGATGAATTAGGTGATATAACACGTCTTAAGTCTTCAGAATATAACGCTGAAAAGATAGCGGATGAAATGAAACTTGGACATAAATCTCTTATATTTTATCGCTTTGTAATGGAGACGTATGAAGAAATTATTGAAGAAGCAGAGGACCTTACGGGTTATGGTAGTTATGCATTATCAATAAGTAGTGCAGAAGCTGCTAAGACTGAAATAGAAGAACAAATAATGATATTAGAGCCTACCGAAGATCCAGACAATCCATCCGATCAAATGAAATTGCTAAGAGGATTATTTGATGAGAAAGAAGCTTTAATAACATATTATGAATCAACAGCAAATAACGACAGAAGAAAAGCAGAAGATGATATTCCAGAGTATTACGAGCAAGAAAAAGATAAAGCTCAAATAGATCTATTCGATCAAATGGATTTATTAGAATTAAATGCTTATCAATTTGCTGATGAGTTTGAAATTTCTCATTTAAAATTAAACACGCTAGAAGATAATGTGAAAAAACAAGAAGAATTATATAAAATGATGCAGGTGCGTTTTGATGAAGGCTTTATTACAGCTACAGACTTAGAAAAGAGTCGTGTAGGTGTATTAAATGCTAAGGTAGAATTATTGAATGCAGAAATTGATTATGCATTATTAAAAGAAGAGTATGAATTATTTAAAGAAGGTTTTTTACCATAA